A portion of the Sulfurospirillum diekertiae genome contains these proteins:
- the rpsJ gene encoding 30S ribosomal protein S10: MEKIRLKLKAYDHRVLDRSVAAIVEAVKRTGAEIVGPIPMPTKIKRYTVLRSPHVNKTSREQFEMRIHARMIDIVSATTDTVDSLMKLDLAPEVNVEVRAMGK; this comes from the coding sequence ATGGAAAAAATTAGACTTAAACTCAAGGCGTATGACCATAGAGTTTTAGACAGATCTGTTGCAGCTATCGTTGAAGCTGTCAAACGAACTGGAGCCGAAATTGTCGGACCAATTCCTATGCCTACAAAAATCAAGCGCTATACAGTGCTTAGATCTCCGCACGTAAACAAAACTTCAAGAGAGCAATTTGAGATGAGAATCCATGCACGTATGATTGACATCGTGTCTGCGACGACTGATACAGTTGATTCACTCATGAAACTTGACTTGGCACCTGAAGTCAACGTTGAAGTTAGAGCTATGGGTAAATAA
- a CDS encoding ATP-binding protein, translated as MHHVVCRRFFILSESNEFQAIRSNNPPLSIFTESVRTMSLPSVPIAKMLCYSDGLSESSTSDGKLYASYLKEDFIDSICVKDFRDKVSARIGKGDDDLTYVYIQKLAISKEFETLRIASTYEAIDESLTTISQYLKEHDVDSKTLSQIMLTLSELLLNALEHGSFGVDKAHKNYLIEHNLFDDEMARLEKLHQHKKIKITYGILPSGKRQLFEATISDQGEGFDTMVLKNIVINAEKFNGRGFVIIRKLLDHFYFNKKGNAITIQKFITPFLEL; from the coding sequence ATGCATCATGTGGTATGCCGACGTTTTTTTATTTTAAGTGAGTCCAATGAATTTCAAGCGATTCGCAGTAATAATCCACCGTTGAGTATATTTACCGAAAGTGTACGGACGATGAGTTTGCCTTCTGTTCCTATTGCCAAAATGCTCTGTTACAGTGATGGATTGAGTGAGAGTAGTACCTCCGATGGTAAGTTATATGCTTCCTACTTAAAGGAGGATTTTATTGATTCGATTTGTGTGAAAGACTTTCGCGATAAAGTGAGCGCACGTATTGGCAAAGGTGATGACGATTTGACATACGTTTACATTCAAAAACTTGCCATATCCAAAGAATTTGAAACATTACGTATTGCAAGCACCTATGAAGCTATTGATGAATCCTTAACAACCATTTCACAATATTTAAAAGAGCATGATGTGGACAGTAAAACGTTGAGCCAGATTATGCTAACGCTTTCAGAGTTGTTACTCAATGCTTTGGAGCACGGCAGCTTTGGTGTTGATAAAGCGCATAAAAATTATTTGATAGAGCATAATCTCTTTGATGATGAAATGGCACGACTGGAAAAACTACATCAACATAAAAAAATTAAAATAACCTATGGAATTCTTCCAAGCGGAAAACGCCAACTTTTTGAGGCAACGATTAGTGATCAAGGAGAAGGGTTTGATACGATGGTGTTGAAAAACATTGTCATTAATGCTGAAAAGTTCAATGGTAGGGGGTTTGTGATTATTCGAAAGCTTTTAGATCATTTCTATTTTAATAAAAAAGGCAATGCCATTACGATTCAAAAATTCATCACACCTTTTTTAGAGTTGTAA
- the rnhA gene encoding ribonuclease HI — protein sequence MKKISLFCDGSSLGNPGAGGYCAILRFGDVERVVSGGMANATNNQMELLAVIEGLAALKEPCDVTLISDSSYVIKGINEWLEGWKRKGFAKVKNPEMWQRYVEVSKIHKVHGIWVRGHDGHAENEMCDRIAKEEATKIKIG from the coding sequence ATGAAGAAAATATCTCTTTTCTGTGATGGCTCTTCCTTAGGAAATCCTGGGGCTGGGGGCTATTGTGCGATTTTACGTTTTGGTGATGTGGAGCGTGTGGTCAGTGGTGGAATGGCAAATGCCACCAATAATCAGATGGAACTGCTTGCCGTTATTGAAGGCTTAGCAGCCCTTAAAGAACCATGCGATGTAACACTCATTAGCGATTCGAGTTACGTGATTAAAGGCATTAATGAATGGCTTGAAGGCTGGAAACGCAAAGGTTTTGCCAAGGTGAAAAACCCAGAAATGTGGCAGCGTTATGTTGAGGTTTCAAAAATTCATAAAGTGCATGGCATTTGGGTGAGAGGGCATGATGGGCATGCTGAGAACGAGATGTGCGATCGAATCGCTAAAGAAGAAGCAACTAAAATCAAAATAGGTTAA
- the rplD gene encoding 50S ribosomal protein L4 — protein MSSAIVLNEKLENVGALALPASFEEVHSHNLYLYVKSYQAALRSNTANTKTKGEVSGGGKKPWAQKGRGGARAGSRRSPVWVGGGAAFGPKANKNYDLKVNKKQKKLALEFALNEKAVNNALFVVDSLSVESGKTKDASKIVKTLGTRDALIVKELVDEKTLLAFRNLQNCYLVEANELNAYLATAFYAVIIEKSVLETITKEG, from the coding sequence ATGAGTAGTGCAATCGTATTAAATGAAAAATTAGAAAATGTTGGTGCATTGGCTCTTCCTGCAAGTTTTGAAGAAGTCCATTCACATAACCTATATCTTTATGTCAAATCATACCAAGCTGCACTTCGTTCAAACACTGCGAACACCAAAACAAAAGGTGAAGTAAGCGGTGGTGGTAAAAAACCTTGGGCTCAAAAAGGTCGAGGTGGTGCACGTGCTGGTAGTAGAAGAAGTCCAGTATGGGTTGGTGGTGGTGCTGCATTTGGCCCTAAAGCTAACAAAAATTATGATTTAAAAGTCAACAAAAAACAGAAAAAATTGGCGCTTGAATTCGCATTGAATGAAAAAGCAGTCAATAACGCACTTTTTGTTGTTGATTCTTTGAGCGTTGAATCTGGTAAAACCAAAGATGCATCAAAAATCGTTAAAACACTTGGCACAAGAGACGCATTAATCGTTAAAGAATTGGTTGATGAGAAAACATTGTTAGCGTTTAGAAATCTTCAAAACTGCTACCTTGTTGAAGCGAATGAGCTTAATGCGTATTTAGCAACTGCGTTCTATGCGGTAATCATAGAAAAATCAGTGCTTGAAACAATCACAAAAGAGGGCTAA
- a CDS encoding FeoA family protein — MIDLSHIAKNQKAHIKSIHAQNTLKKRLLSLGFGIGKEVEVVETSLQKNTIKVSLGYSSIALRFDEAKLIEVEVA; from the coding sequence ATGATTGATTTATCGCACATTGCAAAAAATCAAAAAGCACATATTAAAAGTATTCATGCACAAAATACCCTCAAAAAGCGCCTTCTCTCACTTGGGTTTGGTATTGGCAAAGAGGTTGAAGTGGTCGAAACAAGCCTACAAAAAAATACCATCAAAGTTTCACTGGGTTATAGCTCTATTGCTCTGCGTTTTGATGAAGCCAAGCTTATCGAAGTAGAGGTTGCCTAA
- a CDS encoding ATP-binding protein produces the protein MQTLQSFYEMNFKNTLFFDRKISITHKKTILYGPRKSGKSHLIIDHLSHYEKGSYLYIDFSDDRVEPHLVAENLAIFVQKNRIKLLIIEHFDFSFELPNIDEILLTTIFTCKTLKGYDSLILYPLDFEEFISFDKKHSNIEHLFNFYTNSGTFPQIVQNSEQSSQKQMQEMLHLILKDATTFLIYKRLCEMQGSKISLFQIYNHLKVFTKISKDKLYAITSDLIDQNLLFLVEKYNQPSASKKVYPIDFALKDALTFKKDFLKRFENMVFLELIKRGKKVFYEEGIDFYLPDESLAILCVGFATTEAIEIKLQKLLPTFWALHVKRIEVVTLSSESAKDIEGFSFSIAPFWEWALQL, from the coding sequence GTGCAAACACTTCAATCATTTTATGAAATGAATTTCAAAAATACACTCTTTTTTGATCGTAAAATTTCTATTACTCATAAAAAAACTATTCTTTATGGACCAAGGAAGAGTGGAAAAAGTCATCTCATAATTGATCATTTAAGTCATTATGAAAAAGGAAGTTATCTTTACATTGATTTTTCTGATGACCGCGTCGAGCCTCATTTGGTCGCTGAAAATCTGGCCATTTTTGTGCAAAAAAATCGTATCAAACTATTGATAATAGAGCATTTTGACTTCTCTTTTGAACTTCCAAATATCGATGAAATTTTACTCACAACTATCTTTACATGTAAAACACTTAAGGGGTACGATTCACTCATACTTTATCCACTAGATTTTGAAGAATTTATCTCCTTTGATAAAAAACATTCCAATATCGAACATCTTTTTAACTTCTATACCAACAGCGGAACATTTCCACAAATCGTACAAAATAGTGAACAAAGTTCTCAAAAACAGATGCAAGAGATGCTTCACCTAATTTTAAAAGATGCCACAACGTTTCTCATCTACAAACGTTTATGTGAAATGCAAGGCTCAAAAATTTCACTTTTCCAGATTTACAACCATCTAAAAGTCTTCACAAAAATTTCTAAAGATAAGCTCTATGCCATAACCTCTGACCTCATCGATCAGAATCTTCTTTTTTTGGTAGAAAAATACAATCAACCCAGCGCCTCCAAAAAAGTCTACCCTATTGACTTCGCGCTCAAAGATGCTCTGACTTTCAAAAAAGACTTTTTGAAGCGCTTTGAAAATATGGTTTTTTTAGAACTCATCAAACGAGGCAAAAAGGTCTTTTATGAAGAAGGCATTGACTTTTATCTACCCGATGAATCTCTTGCTATTTTATGTGTGGGCTTTGCCACCACAGAGGCGATTGAGATAAAACTTCAAAAGCTTTTACCTACGTTTTGGGCTTTACATGTAAAGCGTATTGAAGTGGTTACACTGAGCAGTGAAAGTGCCAAAGACATTGAAGGCTTTAGCTTTTCCATTGCTCCTTTTTGGGAATGGGCATTACAACTCTAA
- the rplB gene encoding 50S ribosomal protein L2, which translates to MAIKSFKPYTPSRRFLTSLDSGDITAKASVPSLLVKIAATAGRNNNGRITSRHKEAGAKKLYRIIDFKRRKFGIEGTVAAIEYDPNRNCRIALINYIDGEKAYILQPSGLKVGDKIQAAESGLDIKPGNAMKLKSIPVGTILHNLELKPGKGGQMARSAGGYAQLMGKETQYVMVRLPSGEMRQILAECMATVGVVGNEDWANVVIGKAGRNRHRGIRPQTRGSAMNPVDHPHGGGEGKTNSGRHPVTPWGQPTKGRKTRKKKASDKLIISRRKGK; encoded by the coding sequence ATGGCAATAAAATCATTTAAACCCTATACTCCAAGTCGTAGATTTTTAACAAGTCTTGATTCTGGTGACATTACTGCTAAAGCTAGTGTTCCTTCACTTCTCGTGAAAATCGCTGCAACTGCAGGTAGAAATAACAATGGTAGAATCACTTCTCGTCATAAAGAAGCTGGTGCAAAAAAACTTTACAGAATTATTGATTTCAAACGTAGAAAATTTGGTATCGAAGGTACAGTTGCTGCTATTGAATATGATCCAAACAGAAATTGTAGAATTGCACTTATTAATTATATTGATGGTGAAAAAGCTTATATTCTTCAACCATCAGGATTAAAAGTAGGTGACAAAATTCAAGCAGCTGAAAGCGGACTGGATATTAAACCAGGTAACGCAATGAAGCTAAAAAGTATCCCTGTTGGTACGATCTTACATAACCTTGAACTCAAACCAGGTAAAGGCGGACAAATGGCACGTAGTGCTGGTGGTTACGCTCAACTTATGGGTAAAGAGACTCAATATGTTATGGTAAGACTTCCAAGTGGTGAGATGAGACAAATCTTGGCTGAGTGTATGGCTACGGTTGGTGTTGTCGGAAATGAAGATTGGGCAAACGTTGTTATCGGTAAAGCGGGTCGTAATAGACACCGTGGTATTAGACCTCAAACTCGTGGTTCTGCAATGAACCCAGTAGATCACCCACATGGTGGTGGTGAGGGTAAAACCAACTCAGGACGTCATCCAGTAACTCCATGGGGACAACCAACTAAAGGTAGAAAAACTCGTAAGAAAAAAGCGAGCGACAAACTGATTATTTCTAGAAGAAAAGGAAAATAG
- the rpsS gene encoding 30S ribosomal protein S19: protein MARSLKKGPFVDAHLLKKTVEAKETKSNKPIKTWSRRSTIIPDMIGLTFNVHNGRNFVPVYVTENHIGYKMGEFAPTRTFKGHKGSVQKKIGK from the coding sequence ATGGCTAGATCGCTAAAAAAAGGTCCTTTTGTTGATGCTCATTTGTTGAAAAAAACGGTTGAAGCAAAAGAGACAAAATCAAACAAGCCGATTAAGACATGGTCTCGTAGAAGTACTATTATTCCTGATATGATCGGTTTGACATTTAACGTCCATAACGGTAGAAACTTTGTTCCAGTATATGTTACAGAGAACCATATCGGTTATAAGATGGGTGAATTCGCACCAACTCGTACGTTCAAGGGTCATAAAGGCTCTGTTCAGAAAAAAATTGGTAAGTAG
- the aroC gene encoding chorismate synthase, with the protein MSSNTFGKKFSFTTFGESHGKAIGCVVDGVPAGLEIDEAFIQRELDRRKPGQNKFATARKEGDTIEILSGVFEGKSTGTPIAMVIFNENQKSGDYDSVKDLFRPGHADFTYFAKYGLRDYRGGGRSSARETAARVAAGAIAKLLLNTLHVKVQSGICAIGDIEAKSYDFERVAKSEIYALDKNVEEAQKAAILEAKNAHDSVGGAALVHVVGAPAGLGEPIYYKLDALLAEAMMGINGVKGVEIGEGFHASSLKGSENNDAITKEGFVTNHSGGILGGMSNGDTITCKVYFKPTPSIFIAQETIDTEGNALTCNLKGRHDPCIAVRGSVVAESMAALVIADLLLLNLGAKIEHLKHVYNR; encoded by the coding sequence ATGAGTAGCAATACATTTGGCAAAAAGTTTAGCTTCACAACCTTCGGCGAGTCGCACGGAAAGGCAATCGGTTGTGTCGTCGATGGTGTACCTGCGGGTTTAGAAATTGATGAAGCATTTATCCAACGTGAGCTAGATAGAAGAAAGCCCGGTCAAAATAAATTTGCTACCGCACGCAAAGAAGGCGATACCATCGAAATTTTAAGCGGTGTGTTTGAAGGCAAAAGCACGGGAACTCCCATTGCCATGGTTATTTTTAACGAAAACCAAAAAAGCGGAGATTATGACAGTGTCAAAGACCTTTTTCGTCCGGGGCATGCAGACTTTACCTATTTTGCCAAGTATGGTCTTCGAGATTATAGAGGTGGCGGACGCAGTAGTGCCAGGGAAACTGCCGCGCGTGTAGCCGCTGGAGCGATTGCAAAACTGCTTTTAAATACTTTACATGTAAAGGTTCAAAGTGGTATTTGCGCGATTGGGGATATTGAAGCAAAAAGCTATGATTTTGAGCGTGTAGCAAAGAGCGAGATTTATGCCCTCGATAAAAACGTTGAAGAGGCACAAAAGGCGGCTATCTTAGAAGCTAAAAATGCGCATGATTCCGTGGGTGGTGCGGCTTTGGTGCATGTTGTAGGCGCGCCCGCTGGACTGGGAGAACCAATTTATTATAAACTTGATGCTCTGTTAGCTGAAGCGATGATGGGTATTAATGGCGTTAAAGGGGTTGAAATTGGCGAGGGTTTTCATGCCTCTTCGCTTAAAGGTTCAGAAAATAATGATGCGATCACCAAAGAGGGTTTTGTAACCAATCACAGTGGTGGAATTTTAGGTGGTATGAGCAATGGCGATACCATTACATGTAAAGTTTATTTCAAACCGACTCCTTCTATTTTTATCGCGCAAGAGACGATTGACACAGAAGGGAACGCACTTACATGTAATCTCAAAGGAAGGCATGATCCGTGCATCGCGGTACGTGGAAGCGTGGTTGCTGAATCGATGGCAGCGTTAGTCATTGCTGATCTGCTTCTTTTGAACCTTGGAGCTAAAATAGAGCATCTTAAACACGTTTACAATCGATAA
- the rplC gene encoding 50S ribosomal protein L3 — protein sequence MEYIIEKIGMSRTIAVPSVPVTLLRVLEAKVCEVNADKRALVSYVSGKKMNKAIAGQQKKYNLSAAFNRFVTLDVANAEAGDLDTAPLGEAKTLKVSLNTKGRGFAGVIKRHNFQGGPGGHGSRFHRAPGSIGNCEWPGRVQKGKKMPGHYGNTQVTVKNEIVSFDAQNGILAVKGSVPGANGSLGKARIVK from the coding sequence ATGGAATATATTATTGAAAAAATCGGCATGAGCCGAACAATTGCAGTACCAAGCGTTCCGGTCACTTTACTCAGAGTTTTAGAAGCGAAAGTATGTGAAGTTAACGCTGACAAACGCGCTTTAGTTTCGTATGTTAGTGGCAAAAAAATGAACAAAGCTATTGCCGGTCAGCAAAAAAAGTATAACCTTTCTGCTGCATTCAATCGTTTTGTGACACTTGATGTTGCTAATGCAGAAGCTGGCGACTTAGATACAGCACCTTTGGGCGAAGCAAAAACACTTAAAGTGTCTTTGAATACAAAAGGTAGAGGTTTTGCAGGTGTTATTAAACGCCACAATTTCCAAGGTGGTCCTGGTGGACATGGTAGTCGTTTTCACAGAGCTCCTGGTTCAATTGGTAACTGTGAATGGCCTGGTCGTGTTCAAAAAGGCAAGAAAATGCCTGGTCACTATGGTAACACTCAAGTTACAGTAAAAAATGAGATCGTTTCATTTGACGCGCAAAATGGTATTCTAGCTGTTAAAGGCTCAGTTCCAGGTGCAAATGGATCATTAGGTAAAGCAAGGATTGTTAAATGA
- the rnc gene encoding ribonuclease III: MQKKLEALQKRLGYQFKDQNLIIEALTHKSSKQPYNNERLEFLGDAVLDLIVGEYLYHEFTQVAEGELSKLRASLVNEKSFEKLARLLHLGEYIYISLAEENNNGREKPSLLSNAFEAILGALYLEAGLEKAKNLAIALLEEAYPKIDMDAIFRDHKTTLQELTQAHFGMTPEYRLVRSFGPDHKKEFEIAVSVRGRDLSVASGKSKKEAQQKAAMLALEILKKEIR, from the coding sequence ATGCAAAAAAAATTAGAGGCGTTACAGAAGCGTTTGGGTTATCAGTTTAAAGATCAAAACCTGATAATCGAGGCACTTACGCATAAAAGTTCTAAACAACCTTACAACAACGAGCGCCTAGAGTTTTTGGGCGACGCAGTGCTTGATCTTATCGTTGGGGAGTATCTTTACCATGAGTTTACACAGGTCGCAGAGGGAGAACTTTCCAAACTTCGCGCTTCCTTGGTGAATGAAAAAAGCTTTGAAAAACTTGCGCGCCTTTTGCATTTAGGAGAATACATCTACATCTCTTTAGCTGAAGAGAACAACAATGGACGTGAAAAACCCTCTTTACTCTCCAATGCGTTTGAAGCCATTCTTGGAGCGCTTTACCTTGAAGCTGGACTTGAAAAAGCCAAAAATTTGGCGATTGCTCTTTTGGAAGAGGCGTACCCTAAAATTGATATGGATGCGATCTTCAGAGATCACAAGACCACCTTGCAAGAACTGACTCAAGCGCATTTTGGGATGACACCAGAGTACCGACTTGTACGCTCTTTTGGACCCGATCATAAAAAAGAGTTTGAGATAGCGGTCAGTGTACGCGGTCGTGATCTTTCCGTTGCGAGTGGCAAAAGTAAAAAAGAGGCGCAACAAAAAGCGGCAATGTTGGCATTAGAAATTTTAAAAAAAGAGATCCGATGA
- a CDS encoding 50S ribosomal protein L23 — translation MADITDIKAILYTEKSLSLQENGTVVIQTSVRMTKNGLKEVLKQYFGFTPLKINSLRVMGKVKKFKGIEGKRNDFKKFYVQLPEGAKLENVEA, via the coding sequence ATGGCTGATATTACTGATATTAAGGCAATCCTTTATACTGAAAAGAGCTTGAGCCTTCAAGAGAATGGTACAGTTGTTATCCAAACTTCAGTAAGAATGACAAAAAATGGTTTAAAAGAGGTATTAAAACAATACTTTGGTTTCACTCCATTAAAGATCAATTCTCTTAGAGTTATGGGAAAAGTTAAAAAGTTTAAAGGCATTGAAGGCAAACGTAATGATTTTAAAAAGTTTTATGTTCAGTTGCCAGAGGGCGCTAAACTAGAGAATGTGGAGGCGTAA
- the feoB gene encoding ferrous iron transport protein B: MKKIVIALVGQPNVGKSHLANAMSGSNLKIGNFAGVTVEKATARLKTEDFAIEFIDLPGLYSLEDFSADEKVTKDFLQKGEYDLILNVVDSTNLERNLMLTTELMELQKKMVIALNMDDEAIKEGIDIDAEAMSKILSVPCVRVSSKIKTNIEMLIDQVLHVTKNEFIAPKLVYSDEVEEQLQTIVRFLEDKHFTMPHFSNRQIAVGLLWQKREIYALMHEQPLYVELHPILNNALGHVYMYAQSEDIEEIINRQHGAFSAGLSAEVLHVTKVIRKNLTQTIDAILIHKLLGLPIFIFLMWGLFQLTFTLGRIPMDWIEASFGWLAETVGNTIDNEAMKSLIADGIIAGVGSVVMFLPNIMILFLGIALLETTGYMSRAAFLLDGFFHKFGLHGKSFVPLVTGFGCSVPAYMAARTLKNKKDRLLTMFIIGFMSCGARLPVYVLFAGAFFEENMAGNVLFGIYITGALLGLIAAKILRVSAFKGEDEPFVMEMPKYRLPSLKLLWFVVYSKSLMYIKKAGTFILMASMLIWFISSYPKNSLIEEEYTTKIEALQPSVTEEQSNSIEEVTKTVEEDKGTSLEEATKALENEKREKLMEHTYLGMIGRTIEPAFAPLGFDWKMSVATFSGLAAKEVIVSTLGVLYSLGDGVKEDDGSLRAIITANISFQSAMAFIVFVMVYLPCLAATAVFAKEAEETKYTVYLVIFTFATAWVLAFITYQGLMLLA, from the coding sequence ATGAAAAAAATAGTCATAGCTCTTGTAGGTCAACCCAATGTGGGCAAAAGCCATCTTGCCAACGCGATGAGTGGATCAAACCTCAAAATTGGTAACTTTGCAGGTGTCACGGTTGAAAAAGCAACCGCTCGTTTAAAAACAGAAGATTTTGCGATTGAGTTTATTGACCTTCCTGGTCTTTATTCACTTGAAGATTTTTCGGCTGATGAGAAAGTCACCAAAGACTTTTTACAAAAAGGGGAATACGATCTTATATTAAATGTTGTCGATTCTACCAACTTGGAACGCAATCTCATGCTGACAACAGAGCTCATGGAACTTCAAAAAAAGATGGTGATTGCTCTGAATATGGACGATGAAGCCATTAAAGAAGGAATTGACATCGATGCGGAGGCTATGAGCAAAATTCTCTCAGTTCCTTGCGTGCGTGTCTCTTCAAAAATCAAAACGAACATTGAAATGTTGATTGATCAGGTTTTACATGTAACCAAAAATGAGTTCATTGCACCCAAATTGGTTTACAGCGATGAAGTCGAAGAACAACTCCAAACGATTGTACGTTTTTTAGAAGATAAACATTTTACAATGCCTCATTTTAGCAACCGTCAAATCGCAGTGGGACTTCTATGGCAAAAAAGAGAAATTTACGCGCTAATGCATGAACAACCTCTGTATGTTGAGCTACATCCTATTCTCAATAATGCCCTTGGACATGTTTACATGTACGCTCAAAGTGAAGATATCGAAGAGATCATCAACCGTCAACATGGAGCGTTTAGTGCAGGGCTGAGTGCCGAAGTGCTTCATGTCACCAAAGTAATACGCAAAAATCTCACACAGACGATTGATGCGATTTTGATTCATAAACTTTTAGGGCTTCCAATCTTTATCTTTTTAATGTGGGGACTCTTTCAACTCACCTTCACGCTAGGGCGAATTCCAATGGACTGGATTGAGGCAAGTTTTGGCTGGCTAGCAGAGACTGTCGGAAATACCATTGATAATGAAGCGATGAAGTCACTGATTGCCGATGGTATTATCGCAGGTGTGGGCAGTGTTGTGATGTTTTTACCCAATATTATGATTCTCTTTTTAGGCATTGCACTGCTTGAAACCACTGGGTATATGTCTAGAGCGGCTTTCTTGCTTGATGGCTTCTTCCACAAATTTGGGCTTCACGGCAAAAGCTTTGTACCCCTCGTAACGGGCTTTGGATGTTCCGTTCCCGCCTATATGGCCGCACGTACTTTGAAAAATAAAAAAGACCGTTTGCTAACGATGTTTATCATTGGGTTTATGAGTTGTGGCGCACGACTTCCTGTGTATGTTCTTTTTGCAGGCGCTTTTTTTGAAGAGAATATGGCCGGAAATGTCTTGTTTGGCATATACATCACAGGGGCACTTTTAGGGCTTATTGCCGCTAAAATTCTTCGTGTGAGTGCGTTCAAAGGCGAAGATGAACCTTTTGTTATGGAGATGCCAAAATATCGCTTACCGAGCCTAAAGCTTTTATGGTTTGTAGTCTATTCAAAATCCCTAATGTATATCAAAAAGGCGGGGACGTTTATTTTGATGGCTTCCATGCTTATCTGGTTTATCAGTTCATACCCCAAAAATAGTCTGATTGAAGAAGAGTATACGACCAAAATTGAAGCGTTACAACCAAGCGTGACTGAAGAACAGAGCAACAGTATTGAAGAGGTTACAAAAACCGTTGAGGAAGATAAAGGTACTTCTCTTGAAGAGGCAACCAAAGCCTTAGAAAATGAAAAACGTGAGAAATTGATGGAGCACACCTACCTTGGCATGATTGGTAGAACGATTGAGCCTGCTTTTGCACCACTGGGCTTTGACTGGAAAATGAGTGTCGCAACGTTCAGTGGACTAGCCGCAAAAGAGGTCATCGTCTCAACGCTAGGTGTTCTTTACTCATTAGGTGATGGTGTCAAAGAAGATGATGGTTCTCTTCGTGCGATCATTACCGCCAATATTAGCTTCCAATCGGCAATGGCATTTATCGTCTTTGTCATGGTGTACTTACCATGCCTTGCAGCAACCGCAGTCTTTGCAAAAGAGGCAGAAGAGACAAAATATACCGTCTATCTGGTCATCTTTACCTTTGCAACAGCGTGGGTGTTGGCCTTCATCACCTACCAAGGATTAATGCTTCTTGCATAA
- a CDS encoding ribonuclease HII: MLCGIDEAGRGCLAGPLVVAGAILKEPVAGLNDSKQLSEKQREAFFEILQSKAEFKIVFCDNLMVDTKGLSACLRYAIKTIKAHFEGHDILMDGNCNFGVQGITTMIKADAKVPEVSAASILAKVSRDRYMYEIASTYPQYEFEKHKGYGSALHVEKIKAFGYCELHRKSFKIKSLLQPTLF; this comes from the coding sequence ATGCTATGTGGAATTGATGAAGCAGGACGTGGCTGTTTAGCAGGACCTTTGGTTGTCGCAGGAGCCATTTTAAAAGAGCCTGTCGCAGGACTTAACGATTCCAAGCAACTGAGCGAAAAGCAGCGTGAAGCTTTTTTTGAGATATTACAAAGTAAAGCAGAATTCAAAATTGTCTTTTGCGATAACCTTATGGTCGATACTAAGGGGTTGAGTGCGTGTCTTCGCTACGCCATAAAAACAATCAAAGCGCATTTTGAAGGGCATGATATTTTGATGGATGGTAACTGCAATTTTGGTGTACAAGGCATTACCACCATGATCAAAGCCGATGCCAAAGTGCCTGAAGTCAGTGCGGCAAGTATTTTAGCCAAAGTGAGTCGTGACCGCTATATGTATGAAATTGCCTCTACCTATCCTCAGTATGAATTTGAAAAACACAAAGGCTATGGAAGTGCTTTACATGTCGAAAAAATTAAAGCCTTTGGATACTGCGAACTACACCGAAAATCCTTCAAAATCAAATCGCTTCTACAACCAACACTTTTTTAG